Proteins found in one Stigmatopora nigra isolate UIUO_SnigA chromosome 15, RoL_Snig_1.1, whole genome shotgun sequence genomic segment:
- the LOC144208366 gene encoding 5-hydroxytryptamine receptor 3A-like isoform X5, which produces MDAKVLGWRVVPDPIPADRDTPANRSTRGDIWFKLPTDPTGKVEATGQASWTDACYTRRCLASMLVERKLVTQPQFLGCYETVHVTSLKYQTIKVDTKNLRLVSTLDATMEWQDDDLSWDYSLYPYDEVILPVSKVWTPDIFVSNGISANTENSFRDLIVYHNGLLRHRVVITAEVNCEFNLFNYPFAEDSCPVVLETWSTQGCAITLIIDHFNISDGSHGDWETVSADLVPTNAQGYFISVRLRIRQQNPFITLMLPSILIILADMVSFALPLGCGERNSFKVTLVLSFTMFLLILNDQLPGDSECSPVIKTHFCVCLVMLVVSMLVSMVLTRVAQDGGLVFCCFPRRPQTAIERKGDDQEDGGDISVIRIADSGENQMYRKVMDFLNAINAREADSDRKQALADKIDKAFFWFYFTAGTVYFSAMITVMVKYECKVSHVNIFD; this is translated from the exons ATGGATGCGAAGGTTTTGG gttGGCGGGTGGTGccggatcctatcccagctgacaggGACaccccagccaatcgcagtacACGAGGAGACATTTGGTTCAAGCTACCGACCGACCCGACTGGCAAAGTTGAAGCAAcgg GACAAGCAAGCTGGACGGACGCCTGCTACACCCGCCGATGTCTGGCCAGCATGCTCGTGGAGAGAAAATTAGTAACTCAGCCGCAGTTCTTAGGCTGCTATGAGACTGTCCATGTGACCTCACTCAAGTATCAGACCATCAAAGTT GACACCAAGAATCTTCGTTTAGTTTCCACTTTGGATGCCACCATG GAATGGCAGGACGACGACCTCAGTTGGGATTATTCCCTTTACCCGTACGATGAGGTCATCTTGCCCGTCAGCAAAGTCTGGACGCCGGATATATTTGTGTCCAATGG CATATCGGCAAATACGGAGAACAGCTTTCGGGACCTGATCGTTTACCACAATGGCCTTTTGAGGCACCGAGTGGTCATCACGGCCGAGGTCAACTGCGAGTTCAACCTCTTCAACTACCCGTTTGCTGAAGACTCGTGTCCGGTGGTCCTGGAAACTTGGTCCACGCAAG GATGTGCTATAACCCTGATCATCGATCATTTCAACATCTCTGACGGGAGCCACGGTGACTGGGAAACCGTAAGCGCTGACCTCGTACCCACCAACGCACAAGGATACTTCATTTCG GTCCGCTTGAGAATCCGTCAGCAGAACCCCTTCATCACGTTGATGCTGCCAAGCATTCTGATCATCCTGGCCGACATGGTGAGCTTCGCCCTGCCGCTAGGTTGCGGCGAGCGCAACTCCTTCAAGGTCACCCTGGTGCTCAGCTTCACCATGTTCCTGCTCATCCTCAACGACCAGCTGCCCGGCGACAGCGAGTGCAGCCCCGTCATAA AAACACACTTTTGCGTGTGCCTGGTGATGTTGGTGGTGAGCATGCTGGTGTCCATGGTGCTCACCCGGGTGGCTCAGGACGGAGGACTGGTCTTCTGCTGCTTCCCGAGAAGACCCCAGACTGCGATCGAGAGGAAGGGGGATGATCAGG AAGACGGCGGGGACATCAGCGTCATCCGTATCGCCGACTCTGGGGAAAATCAAATGTACCGTAAGGTGATGGACTTCCTGAACGCCATCAATGCTCGAGAAGCCGACTCCGACCGCAAACAGGCGCTCGCCGACAAGATAGACAAAGCATTTTTCTGGTTCTATTTCACGGCGGGCACGGTGTACTTTTCCGCCATGATCACCGTCATGGTCAAATACGAGTGTAAAGTCAGTCACGTTAATATCTTTGACTGA
- the LOC144208366 gene encoding 5-hydroxytryptamine receptor 3A-like isoform X1 → MDAKVLGWRVVPDPIPADRDTPANRSTRGDIWFKLPTDPTGKVEATVTAKSLSAFVGQTLRWLALSDGRTNSSWHHIEGDGQASWTDACYTRRCLASMLVERKLVTQPQFLGCYETVHVTSLKYQTIKVDTKNLRLVSTLDATMEWQDDDLSWDYSLYPYDEVILPVSKVWTPDIFVSNGISANTENSFRDLIVYHNGLLRHRVVITAEVNCEFNLFNYPFAEDSCPVVLETWSTQGCAITLIIDHFNISDGSHGDWETVSADLVPTNAQGYFISVRLRIRQQNPFITLMLPSILIILADMVSFALPLGCGERNSFKVTLVLSFTMFLLILNDQLPGDSECSPVIKTHFCVCLVMLVVSMLVSMVLTRVAQDGGLVFCCFPRRPQTAIERKGDDQEDGGDISVIRIADSGENQMYRKVMDFLNAINAREADSDRKQALADKIDKAFFWFYFTAGTVYFSAMITVMVKYECKVSHVNIFD, encoded by the exons ATGGATGCGAAGGTTTTGG gttGGCGGGTGGTGccggatcctatcccagctgacaggGACaccccagccaatcgcagtacACGAGGAGACATTTGGTTCAAGCTACCGACCGACCCGACTGGCAAAGTTGAAGCAAcgg tgaccGCAAAGTCTTTGTCGGCGTTCGTTGGACAAACTCTAAGGTGGTTGGCATTGTCCGACGGTAGGACAAATAGCAGCTGGCATCACATTGAAGGTGACG GACAAGCAAGCTGGACGGACGCCTGCTACACCCGCCGATGTCTGGCCAGCATGCTCGTGGAGAGAAAATTAGTAACTCAGCCGCAGTTCTTAGGCTGCTATGAGACTGTCCATGTGACCTCACTCAAGTATCAGACCATCAAAGTT GACACCAAGAATCTTCGTTTAGTTTCCACTTTGGATGCCACCATG GAATGGCAGGACGACGACCTCAGTTGGGATTATTCCCTTTACCCGTACGATGAGGTCATCTTGCCCGTCAGCAAAGTCTGGACGCCGGATATATTTGTGTCCAATGG CATATCGGCAAATACGGAGAACAGCTTTCGGGACCTGATCGTTTACCACAATGGCCTTTTGAGGCACCGAGTGGTCATCACGGCCGAGGTCAACTGCGAGTTCAACCTCTTCAACTACCCGTTTGCTGAAGACTCGTGTCCGGTGGTCCTGGAAACTTGGTCCACGCAAG GATGTGCTATAACCCTGATCATCGATCATTTCAACATCTCTGACGGGAGCCACGGTGACTGGGAAACCGTAAGCGCTGACCTCGTACCCACCAACGCACAAGGATACTTCATTTCG GTCCGCTTGAGAATCCGTCAGCAGAACCCCTTCATCACGTTGATGCTGCCAAGCATTCTGATCATCCTGGCCGACATGGTGAGCTTCGCCCTGCCGCTAGGTTGCGGCGAGCGCAACTCCTTCAAGGTCACCCTGGTGCTCAGCTTCACCATGTTCCTGCTCATCCTCAACGACCAGCTGCCCGGCGACAGCGAGTGCAGCCCCGTCATAA AAACACACTTTTGCGTGTGCCTGGTGATGTTGGTGGTGAGCATGCTGGTGTCCATGGTGCTCACCCGGGTGGCTCAGGACGGAGGACTGGTCTTCTGCTGCTTCCCGAGAAGACCCCAGACTGCGATCGAGAGGAAGGGGGATGATCAGG AAGACGGCGGGGACATCAGCGTCATCCGTATCGCCGACTCTGGGGAAAATCAAATGTACCGTAAGGTGATGGACTTCCTGAACGCCATCAATGCTCGAGAAGCCGACTCCGACCGCAAACAGGCGCTCGCCGACAAGATAGACAAAGCATTTTTCTGGTTCTATTTCACGGCGGGCACGGTGTACTTTTCCGCCATGATCACCGTCATGGTCAAATACGAGTGTAAAGTCAGTCACGTTAATATCTTTGACTGA
- the LOC144208366 gene encoding 5-hydroxytryptamine receptor 3A-like isoform X3 translates to MDAKVLGWRVVPDPIPADRDTPANRSTRGDIWFKLPTDPTGKVEATVTAKSLSAFVGQTLRWLALSDGRTNSSWHHIEGQASWTDACYTRRCLASMLVERKLVTQPQFLGCYETVHVTSLKYQTIKVDTKNLRLVSTLDATMEWQDDDLSWDYSLYPYDEVILPVSKVWTPDIFVSNGISANTENSFRDLIVYHNGLLRHRVVITAEVNCEFNLFNYPFAEDSCPVVLETWSTQGCAITLIIDHFNISDGSHGDWETVSADLVPTNAQGYFISVRLRIRQQNPFITLMLPSILIILADMVSFALPLGCGERNSFKVTLVLSFTMFLLILNDQLPGDSECSPVIKTHFCVCLVMLVVSMLVSMVLTRVAQDGGLVFCCFPRRPQTAIERKGDDQEDGGDISVIRIADSGENQMYRKVMDFLNAINAREADSDRKQALADKIDKAFFWFYFTAGTVYFSAMITVMVKYECKVSHVNIFD, encoded by the exons ATGGATGCGAAGGTTTTGG gttGGCGGGTGGTGccggatcctatcccagctgacaggGACaccccagccaatcgcagtacACGAGGAGACATTTGGTTCAAGCTACCGACCGACCCGACTGGCAAAGTTGAAGCAAcgg tgaccGCAAAGTCTTTGTCGGCGTTCGTTGGACAAACTCTAAGGTGGTTGGCATTGTCCGACGGTAGGACAAATAGCAGCTGGCATCACATTGAAG GACAAGCAAGCTGGACGGACGCCTGCTACACCCGCCGATGTCTGGCCAGCATGCTCGTGGAGAGAAAATTAGTAACTCAGCCGCAGTTCTTAGGCTGCTATGAGACTGTCCATGTGACCTCACTCAAGTATCAGACCATCAAAGTT GACACCAAGAATCTTCGTTTAGTTTCCACTTTGGATGCCACCATG GAATGGCAGGACGACGACCTCAGTTGGGATTATTCCCTTTACCCGTACGATGAGGTCATCTTGCCCGTCAGCAAAGTCTGGACGCCGGATATATTTGTGTCCAATGG CATATCGGCAAATACGGAGAACAGCTTTCGGGACCTGATCGTTTACCACAATGGCCTTTTGAGGCACCGAGTGGTCATCACGGCCGAGGTCAACTGCGAGTTCAACCTCTTCAACTACCCGTTTGCTGAAGACTCGTGTCCGGTGGTCCTGGAAACTTGGTCCACGCAAG GATGTGCTATAACCCTGATCATCGATCATTTCAACATCTCTGACGGGAGCCACGGTGACTGGGAAACCGTAAGCGCTGACCTCGTACCCACCAACGCACAAGGATACTTCATTTCG GTCCGCTTGAGAATCCGTCAGCAGAACCCCTTCATCACGTTGATGCTGCCAAGCATTCTGATCATCCTGGCCGACATGGTGAGCTTCGCCCTGCCGCTAGGTTGCGGCGAGCGCAACTCCTTCAAGGTCACCCTGGTGCTCAGCTTCACCATGTTCCTGCTCATCCTCAACGACCAGCTGCCCGGCGACAGCGAGTGCAGCCCCGTCATAA AAACACACTTTTGCGTGTGCCTGGTGATGTTGGTGGTGAGCATGCTGGTGTCCATGGTGCTCACCCGGGTGGCTCAGGACGGAGGACTGGTCTTCTGCTGCTTCCCGAGAAGACCCCAGACTGCGATCGAGAGGAAGGGGGATGATCAGG AAGACGGCGGGGACATCAGCGTCATCCGTATCGCCGACTCTGGGGAAAATCAAATGTACCGTAAGGTGATGGACTTCCTGAACGCCATCAATGCTCGAGAAGCCGACTCCGACCGCAAACAGGCGCTCGCCGACAAGATAGACAAAGCATTTTTCTGGTTCTATTTCACGGCGGGCACGGTGTACTTTTCCGCCATGATCACCGTCATGGTCAAATACGAGTGTAAAGTCAGTCACGTTAATATCTTTGACTGA
- the LOC144208366 gene encoding 5-hydroxytryptamine receptor 3A-like isoform X4, whose protein sequence is MDAKVLGWRVVPDPIPADRDTPANRSTRGDIWFKLPTDPTGKVEATVTAKSLSAFVGQTLRWLALSDGRTNSSWHHIEGDGQASWTDACYTRRCLASMLVERKLVTQPQFLGCYETVHVTSLKYQTIKVDTKNLRLVSTLDATMEWQDDDLSWDYSLYPYDEVILPVSKVWTPDIFVSNGISANTENSFRDLIVYHNGLLRHRVVITAEVNCEFNLFNYPFAEDSCPVVLETWSTQGCAITLIIDHFNISDGSHGDWETVSADLVPTNAQGYFISVRLRIRQQNPFITLMLPSILIILADMLPGDSECSPVIKTHFCVCLVMLVVSMLVSMVLTRVAQDGGLVFCCFPRRPQTAIERKGDDQEDGGDISVIRIADSGENQMYRKVMDFLNAINAREADSDRKQALADKIDKAFFWFYFTAGTVYFSAMITVMVKYECKVSHVNIFD, encoded by the exons ATGGATGCGAAGGTTTTGG gttGGCGGGTGGTGccggatcctatcccagctgacaggGACaccccagccaatcgcagtacACGAGGAGACATTTGGTTCAAGCTACCGACCGACCCGACTGGCAAAGTTGAAGCAAcgg tgaccGCAAAGTCTTTGTCGGCGTTCGTTGGACAAACTCTAAGGTGGTTGGCATTGTCCGACGGTAGGACAAATAGCAGCTGGCATCACATTGAAGGTGACG GACAAGCAAGCTGGACGGACGCCTGCTACACCCGCCGATGTCTGGCCAGCATGCTCGTGGAGAGAAAATTAGTAACTCAGCCGCAGTTCTTAGGCTGCTATGAGACTGTCCATGTGACCTCACTCAAGTATCAGACCATCAAAGTT GACACCAAGAATCTTCGTTTAGTTTCCACTTTGGATGCCACCATG GAATGGCAGGACGACGACCTCAGTTGGGATTATTCCCTTTACCCGTACGATGAGGTCATCTTGCCCGTCAGCAAAGTCTGGACGCCGGATATATTTGTGTCCAATGG CATATCGGCAAATACGGAGAACAGCTTTCGGGACCTGATCGTTTACCACAATGGCCTTTTGAGGCACCGAGTGGTCATCACGGCCGAGGTCAACTGCGAGTTCAACCTCTTCAACTACCCGTTTGCTGAAGACTCGTGTCCGGTGGTCCTGGAAACTTGGTCCACGCAAG GATGTGCTATAACCCTGATCATCGATCATTTCAACATCTCTGACGGGAGCCACGGTGACTGGGAAACCGTAAGCGCTGACCTCGTACCCACCAACGCACAAGGATACTTCATTTCG GTCCGCTTGAGAATCCGTCAGCAGAACCCCTTCATCACGTTGATGCTGCCAAGCATTCTGATCATCCTGGCCGACATG CTGCCCGGCGACAGCGAGTGCAGCCCCGTCATAA AAACACACTTTTGCGTGTGCCTGGTGATGTTGGTGGTGAGCATGCTGGTGTCCATGGTGCTCACCCGGGTGGCTCAGGACGGAGGACTGGTCTTCTGCTGCTTCCCGAGAAGACCCCAGACTGCGATCGAGAGGAAGGGGGATGATCAGG AAGACGGCGGGGACATCAGCGTCATCCGTATCGCCGACTCTGGGGAAAATCAAATGTACCGTAAGGTGATGGACTTCCTGAACGCCATCAATGCTCGAGAAGCCGACTCCGACCGCAAACAGGCGCTCGCCGACAAGATAGACAAAGCATTTTTCTGGTTCTATTTCACGGCGGGCACGGTGTACTTTTCCGCCATGATCACCGTCATGGTCAAATACGAGTGTAAAGTCAGTCACGTTAATATCTTTGACTGA
- the LOC144208366 gene encoding 5-hydroxytryptamine receptor 3A-like isoform X2, whose translation MDAKVLGWRVVPDPIPADRDTPANRSTRGDIWFKLPTDPTGKVEATVTAKSLSAFVGQTLRWLALSDGRTNSSWHHIEGDGQASWTDACYTRRCLASMLVERKLVTQPQFLGCYETVHVTSLKYQTIKVDTKNLRLVSTLDATMEWQDDDLSWDYSLYPYDEVILPVSKVWTPDIFVSNGISANTENSFRDLIVYHNGLLRHRVVITAEVNCEFNLFNYPFAEDSCPVVLETWSTQGCAITLIIDHFNISDGSHGDWETVSADLVPTNAQGYFISVRLRIRQQNPFITLMLPSILIILADMVSFALPLGCGERNSFKVTLVLSFTMFLLILNDQLPGDSECSPVIKTHFCVCLVMLVVSMLVSMVLTRVAQDGGLVFCCFPRRPQTAIERKGDDQDGGDISVIRIADSGENQMYRKVMDFLNAINAREADSDRKQALADKIDKAFFWFYFTAGTVYFSAMITVMVKYECKVSHVNIFD comes from the exons ATGGATGCGAAGGTTTTGG gttGGCGGGTGGTGccggatcctatcccagctgacaggGACaccccagccaatcgcagtacACGAGGAGACATTTGGTTCAAGCTACCGACCGACCCGACTGGCAAAGTTGAAGCAAcgg tgaccGCAAAGTCTTTGTCGGCGTTCGTTGGACAAACTCTAAGGTGGTTGGCATTGTCCGACGGTAGGACAAATAGCAGCTGGCATCACATTGAAGGTGACG GACAAGCAAGCTGGACGGACGCCTGCTACACCCGCCGATGTCTGGCCAGCATGCTCGTGGAGAGAAAATTAGTAACTCAGCCGCAGTTCTTAGGCTGCTATGAGACTGTCCATGTGACCTCACTCAAGTATCAGACCATCAAAGTT GACACCAAGAATCTTCGTTTAGTTTCCACTTTGGATGCCACCATG GAATGGCAGGACGACGACCTCAGTTGGGATTATTCCCTTTACCCGTACGATGAGGTCATCTTGCCCGTCAGCAAAGTCTGGACGCCGGATATATTTGTGTCCAATGG CATATCGGCAAATACGGAGAACAGCTTTCGGGACCTGATCGTTTACCACAATGGCCTTTTGAGGCACCGAGTGGTCATCACGGCCGAGGTCAACTGCGAGTTCAACCTCTTCAACTACCCGTTTGCTGAAGACTCGTGTCCGGTGGTCCTGGAAACTTGGTCCACGCAAG GATGTGCTATAACCCTGATCATCGATCATTTCAACATCTCTGACGGGAGCCACGGTGACTGGGAAACCGTAAGCGCTGACCTCGTACCCACCAACGCACAAGGATACTTCATTTCG GTCCGCTTGAGAATCCGTCAGCAGAACCCCTTCATCACGTTGATGCTGCCAAGCATTCTGATCATCCTGGCCGACATGGTGAGCTTCGCCCTGCCGCTAGGTTGCGGCGAGCGCAACTCCTTCAAGGTCACCCTGGTGCTCAGCTTCACCATGTTCCTGCTCATCCTCAACGACCAGCTGCCCGGCGACAGCGAGTGCAGCCCCGTCATAA AAACACACTTTTGCGTGTGCCTGGTGATGTTGGTGGTGAGCATGCTGGTGTCCATGGTGCTCACCCGGGTGGCTCAGGACGGAGGACTGGTCTTCTGCTGCTTCCCGAGAAGACCCCAGACTGCGATCGAGAGGAAGGGGGATGATCAGG ACGGCGGGGACATCAGCGTCATCCGTATCGCCGACTCTGGGGAAAATCAAATGTACCGTAAGGTGATGGACTTCCTGAACGCCATCAATGCTCGAGAAGCCGACTCCGACCGCAAACAGGCGCTCGCCGACAAGATAGACAAAGCATTTTTCTGGTTCTATTTCACGGCGGGCACGGTGTACTTTTCCGCCATGATCACCGTCATGGTCAAATACGAGTGTAAAGTCAGTCACGTTAATATCTTTGACTGA
- the LOC144208366 gene encoding 5-hydroxytryptamine receptor 3A-like isoform X6: MPQMQRSLRLASTALLWTLLFAGQASWTDACYTRRCLASMLVERKLVTQPQFLGCYETVHVTSLKYQTIKVDTKNLRLVSTLDATMEWQDDDLSWDYSLYPYDEVILPVSKVWTPDIFVSNGISANTENSFRDLIVYHNGLLRHRVVITAEVNCEFNLFNYPFAEDSCPVVLETWSTQGCAITLIIDHFNISDGSHGDWETVSADLVPTNAQGYFISVRLRIRQQNPFITLMLPSILIILADMVSFALPLGCGERNSFKVTLVLSFTMFLLILNDQLPGDSECSPVIKTHFCVCLVMLVVSMLVSMVLTRVAQDGGLVFCCFPRRPQTAIERKGDDQEDGGDISVIRIADSGENQMYRKVMDFLNAINAREADSDRKQALADKIDKAFFWFYFTAGTVYFSAMITVMVKYECKVSHVNIFD, from the exons ATGCCGCAAATGCAACGTAGCCTCCGTTTAGCGAGTACCGCGCTTTTATGGACGTTGCTTTTTGCAG GACAAGCAAGCTGGACGGACGCCTGCTACACCCGCCGATGTCTGGCCAGCATGCTCGTGGAGAGAAAATTAGTAACTCAGCCGCAGTTCTTAGGCTGCTATGAGACTGTCCATGTGACCTCACTCAAGTATCAGACCATCAAAGTT GACACCAAGAATCTTCGTTTAGTTTCCACTTTGGATGCCACCATG GAATGGCAGGACGACGACCTCAGTTGGGATTATTCCCTTTACCCGTACGATGAGGTCATCTTGCCCGTCAGCAAAGTCTGGACGCCGGATATATTTGTGTCCAATGG CATATCGGCAAATACGGAGAACAGCTTTCGGGACCTGATCGTTTACCACAATGGCCTTTTGAGGCACCGAGTGGTCATCACGGCCGAGGTCAACTGCGAGTTCAACCTCTTCAACTACCCGTTTGCTGAAGACTCGTGTCCGGTGGTCCTGGAAACTTGGTCCACGCAAG GATGTGCTATAACCCTGATCATCGATCATTTCAACATCTCTGACGGGAGCCACGGTGACTGGGAAACCGTAAGCGCTGACCTCGTACCCACCAACGCACAAGGATACTTCATTTCG GTCCGCTTGAGAATCCGTCAGCAGAACCCCTTCATCACGTTGATGCTGCCAAGCATTCTGATCATCCTGGCCGACATGGTGAGCTTCGCCCTGCCGCTAGGTTGCGGCGAGCGCAACTCCTTCAAGGTCACCCTGGTGCTCAGCTTCACCATGTTCCTGCTCATCCTCAACGACCAGCTGCCCGGCGACAGCGAGTGCAGCCCCGTCATAA AAACACACTTTTGCGTGTGCCTGGTGATGTTGGTGGTGAGCATGCTGGTGTCCATGGTGCTCACCCGGGTGGCTCAGGACGGAGGACTGGTCTTCTGCTGCTTCCCGAGAAGACCCCAGACTGCGATCGAGAGGAAGGGGGATGATCAGG AAGACGGCGGGGACATCAGCGTCATCCGTATCGCCGACTCTGGGGAAAATCAAATGTACCGTAAGGTGATGGACTTCCTGAACGCCATCAATGCTCGAGAAGCCGACTCCGACCGCAAACAGGCGCTCGCCGACAAGATAGACAAAGCATTTTTCTGGTTCTATTTCACGGCGGGCACGGTGTACTTTTCCGCCATGATCACCGTCATGGTCAAATACGAGTGTAAAGTCAGTCACGTTAATATCTTTGACTGA